The Toxorhynchites rutilus septentrionalis strain SRP chromosome 1, ASM2978413v1, whole genome shotgun sequence genome contains the following window.
tattaggataattttttcgaacacttttgagaAGATTGGAAGGATGCTGATAGGACTATAAGATTCCTCTTTTTGGGCGTTTTTCCCTAGTTTAGGAATCATAATGATAGTCGAAAATTTCCATGCTTGTGGGAAATATCCTATATGGGCCATTGCGTTGAAAATTCTCGCGAGATGTTTAATTGCTAGATCAGGTAGTCCCTTGATCATATGTCCATTGTTTGGTCAATACCGGTTGACTTTTTCACATTGATgtgatttttgataacatgtctCACCAGCCGATGTATGactttcattttgttttggCACCAGAAAATTCGAGCGTTTTTTGATTAGGTTCTTGATTCGAAGtgaaaactttttgaagatGGTTTGCAAATGTTACTGCTTTTTCATCGTCACTTCTGGCCCAATTCCCAGAGGGCATTCTAAACGGCGGGACCTGTAAGTGAGGTCGTTTTAGATTCTTAGTTGCTTCCCATAGTGAGTAATTAGTATCTTGATTTGGCGACAATTCAGTTAGGTAATTAtagaatttttcatctttctcgtCTTGTGATAGCTTTCTTAATTTACGTTGTGCCATATTGAATTGGTTTTTAGATTCTAGCGATCGTTTGTTTCGCCAGATTAGTCTTAGTCGTCGCTTTTCTGCAACTGCTTATTTTATGTGGGAGgcagaaacaattttttgtgttTCTGGGTCTTCATAAGTGGGGTAGCTATCTGAGCAGCATTCTTCATGAGTACACTGAGTTGGTCGATATATTGTTCGTTATCTAGAGGTAGATCGAGAATGTCAGAGGAGATATATGTATACAGATATATATTTTGTACAGTTCGTTGAAAAGTTATTGAGATTGGATGACGTCTGCTTCACTTCCGTTTCTATGAAGCATCCCAGGGGTATTGGTGAGTGATCAGATGATAAGTCCAGAAGAAGCGACAGCGAAATCTAGCAGGTCTGAAAGTCGTATGAGATCCACTGGCCAGTGTGTCGGTTTGCCGCATGATGCGATGTCATAGCCATAGTCAGTGATAACGTTGTATAAAACGCGACCACGAGTGGTAATCAGCCTTGATAACCAAAAGGTGTGTTTTGCGTTGAAGTCACCAGCGACGATAAATCGTCGCCCTTGGAGTGAGAAGAAGTCTGTCAGTTCCTCTTCCGAAGGGTGGTGGAGCGGCGAAGAGTAGAGTATACACTGCCGTTGCTTGGATATTTCGAGTACTGTGACGGTGCCATATATAATGTGGAATAGCTCGAATAgctaaatatataaataaaaagtttATCAATTCAGTTAATAAAAAACAGATTCTGAATAGCAATTTCTCAAATGAAAGTATTATTAATAAGTTAAGATCCTTACCTTCAGACCCACCGCCAGGTATGCACAGAAGAAGGTGGGTAGTTACAGAACAGGGACAATGATTAGAAGCAGGATAAATAACGAATACACGTTACACGCATAACGCTacaggacacaacacttattgTTCTACCGAACGTAAAAAGGATGTAAAATTCACCTTTTTAGTCGtccggtttcgggctcgatgctGTTCATCTACGGGACGATGTCCGACTAATCAGTCAACAACAAAATGGTAATGTACTTGTGTAGTACGCGTCGGAGAGAAGTCAGGGCATGTTCTGTTTCGTCAAGTTGAATAAGAACGATGTATTCGGAGTTTCAAATTAATTCATAAGCGGCGGCTCAGCAGTGTGAATGAACATGGATTCCCATGCATTAGGATGGGAAGTCTTTCTGACACACTTTTTgagttttctttttattttgtaagtttAACGCTCGTCGTTACCTTCAGTTGGCTCAGTTTGACCGTCAACTTCAATcagctcattttgaattataacCTCGCTTCCTTCTGCGATATCCGATGATTCGCCAATTGCTTCGGTGCGCTTAACTTCCATTTCCTCCACGAAGATAACATCTCGGCTCATCAATACCTTCTTCGTTTTCTTGCTGTACACCCTGTACGCCTTGGAACCTTCACTGTATCCAACAAAAATACACGCTTCGGATTTCCTCTCCCACTTCTTACGTTTTTCCTAAGGGACGTGTACCATTACCTCCGCTCCAAATATTCGCAGGTTTGATACATCCGGTCGCTTTCCGAATACACGAAAGTTTTCCGACTTGCGTCGTCAATGAAGGTCAGAAAATAACGACTGCCTCCCATCGACTCTGATTCCAAGGGACCACACAAATCCCAGTGGACCAGTTCCAGTATGCGATCCTCTCGATGTCCCTTTGCTTCAAATGGTTGACGACAATGTTTAGCTTCAATACATGGTACGCACTTCGCCGGATCCTTCACCTCGAACTCCAAACCAGTCACCATACTTTTCAATCGCTTCATTCCACTGGCTGAGAGGTGTCCCATTCGCCGGTACCATAGCTCGTATCTACCGTCTTGGACCAGATTCACCACGGGCTTCTTCACTTCGGATAGCTTGTACAGGCCATCAACTTCACGACCAATCGCAACTATCGCATTGTCCGGATCGACTACTTGGCACTCTTCCTTGGTGAACAACACTCGAAATCCATTCTTGCATACCTTGCTCACCGAAAGTAGATTAATCGCCAGATCCGGAACGCACAGCACGTCGCTCATTGTGAGGTCACATGTCCTTTCACCGCAATTCGCTTCCAGCTTTACCGATCCTTTCGGCCACGACTTCCACCGCAGCGTTATTGGCCACATTGATCCTAGTAGATACTTCCTGTGGGTTTTCCAGAATTTCCTTGCTCCGACACAAATGAACGGTTGCGCCAGAATCAAAAAACCAatcggcaatacatacacacactctttacagatacacgggccaaaggttgtgcagtccactgatgattcaacaagagtcaaaggttgtaccgctcatgacaactctacacgagctgatgattgcgccggctagtgaccattctatcttggattcctcgagtcgagaagacgcaccacgctagatatggggtacatactagggggcgttgctgattaatggtcagctgcatcccaataggaagtatcccgtgtcgggcacacgtacagagcattggagacagcaacatcccaattacgagaacacttgtaatactaacctcgagccgaccgcgagtaatcggttaaatattactaacattgataataagaaaaattgtcaaaatattgaactccggccccgtcaggctaacgccatatgagccttgataaaaatatatatattgaaaaaaaaaaccaatcagTGTCATTCCTCTCATTCGACTGCACAGCATTAGCAGCATAGAAAGCCGCATTACCTTTCGGGACAGGACGCTTCTCTTTCTGGCATTCCGATGCAAAGTGTCCGATTTTCTTGCAACGGAAACACTTCACGGTAGACTTGTCGACTTGCTTGCCAGACTTGTCCACCTGCTTCTTTGATACGTTCTGCTTGCTGAAGAACACACCCTCACTTTCAACCGGTATCGAACCTGTCAGTACCTTAACTTCTTGCATGATCTTTGATTTCACCAGGTCCGCGTTCAGCGCCACTCCAGACGATTCCAGGCCCAAGATCATTGGATCATACTTCTTCGGTAAACCCTTGAGTAGCAAACTACACATCCGGGTATCGTCCACCTTGAAACCGACCTTCGACAGCTGGTTACAGGTCACCATGATCTCGTTCACATATTCCTGGGGAGATTGGCAAATGACATCATCGTCCCGCTCGGCTACTACCAAGCGAATTCCCGTCAACCTTCGCAGAAGTCCAATCTTACGAGTAGAAACGCTATCCTCGAATGTGTTCCGTAACGCGTCCCATGCTTTCTTCGCTGTCTTCGCATTTTGAACTAATCCGTAGATGCTCCGGTCGATGTTCAGGCAAATGGTCGCCAGAGCTTGTTCCGACACCTCATCGCTTACTTCCGGATCTCCTTCATTACGGTCCTTCACGGCACACCAGGTCCGCTCCTTGATGAGCACCATCTTGGTTGAGAACGCCCAGGAATTGTAATTCTCAGATCCACGAAGCACTTCCCTCGCGTCCACCGAAACCACACCACCGGTTGGTCTCGATCCGCTAGCTTGGTCTCCAGCATTTCTTTCATCGCCAACAATCGGAATAGACATCTTGCTTCTAAAAACTTCTTCAAAATCTTCACAGTGAAAAAATTTTCTCTCCAAACAGTGCCTTTTCTATAGCAGCTtgtctgggcccataacctgatAAAATACGTCTTGTTCAGATGAGGTTTGGGTAACGAATGACAAAAGTAGTTTTATTATAATCAAGGCTTACTACTATACAATAATTCAACGATTACTATTCTAACAGTACGCTATATCGAAGCTACCCTGTATACACAGCCGGGCAAGATTTGTACGGAATCTCGTAAATACCGTACTTTTCATCCGGATGGATCTTGTCCTTGGGGGAACATAGAAAATCTTTCAGTGTATGGACGCTCTTGTAGGCCGTTCGTAAGCTGTTCAAATTATAGTAAATCTGATCCCTTGTCTGCATACAGGTTGAAAAAAAGTAGTGGACGTAGCAcacattattaaataataacgcTGGACATGGACTTTTTCAACATCCCGAAACTAATATTTGTATGGACTCTTTCAATTAAGCCGAAGTTGAAGTAACTCCGTTCTGATCTCTTGCATTTTTATTACGCTTTCATAAATTGGTAACAGCTTACAATCCTGGTTGCAATCCGAATCCCGGACCTGTAGGTTCCTCTTTCAACGATGTTAATCCACCAGCTGGCTCTGAGGCAAAGCGTCCGTTCCAGGGACCTGGTCGAGGAACTTGACCTTTCTTTAGGCTCTCTAAAATCTCCTCGGTATCTTTAGCTGTGAGGTCTTCATAGTAATCGTCATTCACTGCTATCATAGGGGCATTCACACAGGCTCCCAAACATTCCACTTCGGAAATTGTAAATTTACCATCCTTGGTCGTTTCCCCAACTGAAATACCTAGCTTTTTCTGCAGATATGCTGGTATTAACGGAATGTTCACTTAAATTCAACATAGTAACCCACCTTGCAGACATCCAAAATTTCATCGGAACCACGTAGCCAACAAGGTGTAGTCGTACATACTTGGACATGATAGGTTCCAGTTGGTTTACGCATAAACATCGTGTAAAAGGTGGCAACCTCGTAGACTCTCATATTTGGTAAATCCAAAATCTCCGCTACTTTGTGCATCGCGGAAATAGGAAGCCATCCATGCTGTCTCTGGGCTAGATCGAGCAAAGGAATCATTGCACCTCGTTTGTGGCCCTCAGGGTAAATGTTAAGGATAGCCTTAACTCTCTATGATTTgagatttgagaaaaataaacagtttatattatatttgaTCGACTTTTCATTGAAAAAGTAATCTTAAGCTTTTCATGATTAATTACAAAAGGCTTCACCTTTTTGTTCTCCTCTGTAAACTCGAAGGGGATACTTGAATTGTCCTCCGGGGTGTCACGATGTACAAATAAATTATCACTCAATTTCGGTGAGCTTGAGCAGATACCCCGGATGTTCCTCACCTTCAGAACCAAAACATTGAAACAGTTATGTAATGAACCGAATAATTATAAAGTATATATTAACAATATGAAAGATGTTAAACGAAATACATTTCTAAATATACATACCGCAAATTGCACGAACTTTTTAGAAGACAACAACATTTTTACGTTATTGAAATTAGTTCGATAGTTATGGATCTCCCAACAACCACGAAATCACGAACTGAAAATAAATAAACGTCAAAGAAATCAAACAGAAAAAGAGCTGAGACAAAAAGAGCAGCTTGTGGTTTAAGAGCCATTCTCAACCAGCATAATGCCAAAGTTACGAAATATTCGCGATGAGGAatgacagtgtcgacatctggtaaCAACATTCATACTTGTGAGGTAGGTTACTTTGCTTTCCATCCTTTCCATCAGATTAGAGCAGCGGTActtaacctttttttcataagcgccacaaacacgtgttaaggcccatttatacgttgctagtagctggcttcacaatgagcagctactgacccggtgaactcgcttgacaaatggttgactcgccttgtccgttcacacaatgtgagctgctggcaagaaactagatactacggcacaggttttccagagatgccaggcggtttttcaaatgtccatcaaatcgtcagaaacagcaatcagatccgaatttgtcagatgattgatccgaaatcgacttctttattggcagttttcgtcttagattttcagttgaatttatcattacacaattttatcgctaaacacacactggccgtgtttaaaaatactttgtgctgaatttctttgaactgaaggtactatccggaaaaagcagaaagaaaaaaggattcggtccaggaattggatgcaaaaaaaaggagcaacaaatacaatattgaagtaactctacgatgatgatccccgagagtacagagcagtgttgagaataacacctgaaaaagtgaaaaaactgttggatttaattgctccacaaatacaacgcaagatacactcatgagggatgctatacctacataagtgaaactagaaatgttgtacctttcttctggaatatcgttcagattattgtcgatatttttttagaatctcgaaagcatccatagctaaaataattccgaaagtatgtagtgctacaaatggcagtctaaaagatttttcaaattttgaattatttcgcctt
Protein-coding sequences here:
- the LOC129767351 gene encoding uncharacterized protein LOC129767351 → MSIPIVGDERNAGDQASGSRPTGGVVSVDAREVLRGSENYNSWAFSTKMVLIKERTWCAVKDRNEGDPEVSDEVSEQALATICLNIDRSIYGLVQNAKTAKKAWDALRNTFEDSVSTRKIGLLRRLTGIRLVVAERDDDVICQSPQEYVNEIMVTCNQLSKVGFKVDDTRMCSLLLKGLPKKYDPMILGLESSGVALNADLVKSKIMQEVKVLTGSIPVESEGVFFSKQNVSKKQVDKSGKQVDKSTVKCFRCKKIGHFASECQKEKRPVPKGNAAFYAANAVQSNERNDTDWFFFSIYIFLSRLIWR
- the LOC129767355 gene encoding NADH dehydrogenase [ubiquinone] flavoprotein 2, mitochondrial, giving the protein MLLSSKKFVQFAVRNIRGICSSSPKLSDNLFVHRDTPEDNSSIPFEFTEENKKRVKAILNIYPEGHKRGAMIPLLDLAQRQHGWLPISAMHKVAEILDLPNMRVYEVATFYTMFMRKPTGTYHVQVCTTTPCWLRGSDEILDVCKKKLGISVGETTKDGKFTISEVECLGACVNAPMIAVNDDYYEDLTAKDTEEILESLKKGQVPRPGPWNGRFASEPAGGLTSLKEEPTGPGFGLQPGL